Proteins from one Deltaproteobacteria bacterium genomic window:
- a CDS encoding glycoside hydrolase family 15 protein codes for MYAPIENYGVIGDLHTVALVGNNGSIDWFCYPRFDSPSVFAAVLDDARGGRFVIGPDVENVTCRQLYLPDTNILITRFMTEEGVSEVMDFMPPGPADENYHGRLIRIAKVVRGTMSLKLQCTPAFDYGRAEHTVEVRDNRAVFQSDGLGCMLKVSQSGHRTVVSVRPDGNGGVVASGTLRENSVLTAVFQGVDDGGIDCDCPEVEGCLGLLEDTERYWHQWLRQSRYSGRWREMVDRSALVLKLLCYEPSGAIVAAPTCSLPEDIGGVRNWDYRYTWIRDASFSLYGLMRLGFTYEAGRFMDWLKERCGDLKPDGSLQIMYGIRGEKEIPESTLDHWEGYRQSAPVRIGNAAADQLQLDIYGEMMDSVYLFNKYGTPIDSELWTNLSRLMEWVCDHWDQPDEGIWEVRGGRQHFVYSKLMCWVALDRGVRLAEKRSFPANRERWLQNRDAIYQKIMAEGFNRERNAFVQAFGSDTLDASNLLMPLVFFVSPTDPKMLSTLEAIHRPPHEGGLVSDSLVYRYDVARTDDGVPGEEGTFSMCTFWLVEALTRAGRLGTARFIFEKMLSYANHLGLYSEETGPRGEALGNFPQAFTHLGLISAAFNLDRKLGSKD; via the coding sequence ATGTACGCTCCCATCGAGAACTACGGCGTCATCGGCGACCTTCACACGGTCGCCCTGGTGGGCAACAACGGCTCCATCGACTGGTTCTGCTACCCGCGTTTCGATTCGCCCAGCGTCTTCGCAGCCGTGCTCGACGACGCCAGGGGCGGACGTTTCGTGATCGGGCCCGACGTGGAGAACGTCACCTGCCGGCAACTGTACCTGCCGGACACCAACATCCTCATCACCCGCTTCATGACCGAGGAAGGCGTGAGCGAGGTGATGGACTTCATGCCCCCGGGCCCCGCCGACGAGAACTACCACGGGCGCCTCATCCGCATCGCCAAGGTGGTGCGCGGCACCATGTCGCTCAAGCTCCAGTGCACTCCGGCATTCGACTACGGGCGCGCGGAGCACACCGTGGAGGTCCGCGACAACCGCGCGGTGTTCCAGAGCGACGGCCTCGGCTGCATGCTGAAGGTATCACAGAGCGGCCACCGCACCGTCGTGTCCGTCCGCCCCGACGGCAACGGCGGCGTGGTTGCCAGCGGGACCCTGCGCGAGAACAGCGTGTTGACGGCGGTGTTCCAGGGCGTCGACGACGGCGGTATCGACTGCGACTGCCCGGAGGTGGAAGGCTGTCTCGGACTGCTGGAGGACACCGAGCGGTACTGGCACCAGTGGCTCCGGCAGTCCCGCTACAGCGGACGCTGGCGCGAAATGGTGGACCGCTCGGCGCTGGTGCTGAAGCTCCTGTGCTACGAGCCCTCCGGCGCCATCGTGGCCGCGCCCACCTGCAGCCTGCCGGAAGACATCGGCGGCGTGCGCAACTGGGATTACCGCTACACCTGGATCCGCGATGCCAGCTTCAGCCTTTACGGCCTCATGCGCCTGGGCTTCACCTACGAGGCCGGCCGGTTCATGGACTGGCTCAAGGAACGTTGCGGCGACTTGAAGCCCGACGGCTCGCTGCAGATCATGTACGGCATCCGCGGCGAGAAGGAGATCCCGGAGTCCACCCTCGACCACTGGGAAGGCTACCGGCAGTCCGCTCCCGTGCGCATCGGCAACGCCGCGGCCGACCAGCTCCAGCTTGACATCTACGGCGAGATGATGGACTCGGTCTACCTGTTCAACAAGTACGGCACCCCCATCGACTCGGAGCTGTGGACCAACCTCTCGCGCCTGATGGAGTGGGTCTGCGACCACTGGGACCAGCCCGACGAGGGGATCTGGGAGGTGCGGGGCGGGCGCCAGCACTTCGTCTACTCCAAGCTCATGTGCTGGGTGGCGCTGGACCGGGGGGTGCGGCTGGCGGAGAAGCGCTCCTTCCCGGCCAACCGCGAGCGCTGGCTCCAGAACCGGGACGCCATCTACCAGAAGATCATGGCCGAAGGGTTCAACCGGGAACGGAACGCCTTCGTGCAGGCCTTCGGCAGCGACACGCTGGACGCCAGCAACCTGCTCATGCCGCTGGTCTTCTTCGTCTCCCCCACCGACCCCAAGATGCTCTCCACCCTGGAGGCGATCCACCGCCCGCCGCACGAGGGCGGGCTGGTGTCGGACAGTCTTGTCTACCGCTACGACGTGGCCCGGACGGACGACGGCGTCCCCGGGGAGGAAGGCACCTTCAGCATGTGCACCTTCTGGCTGGTGGAAGCGCTGACCCGTGCCGGCCGGCTGGGGACCGCCCGTTTCATCTTCGAGAAGATGCTGAGCTACGCCAACCACCTCGGGCTCTACTCCGAGGAGACCGGGCCCCGGGGCGAGGCCCTGGGCAATTTCCCCCAGGCCTTCACCCACCTGGGCCTCATCAGCGCGGCGTTCAACCTCGACCGCAAGCTGGGGTCGAAGGACTGA
- a CDS encoding ABC transporter ATP-binding protein: MISIRKLEKIFDSARGPVRAVDGIDLEVAEGEFMVLLGPSGCGKTTTLRCVAGLERPDGGSIEIDGELVDSADGGTYVPPERRDIGMVFQSYAVWPHLNVFQNVVLPLTEGQRRIPRSEVRDRAREALRLVRLDGLEERPVTDLSGGQQQRVALARAVVTRPKVLLMDEPLSNLDARLRDQMRDELRRIAESVNVTSLYVTHDQAEALSLGDRVCVMNEGEILQLATPKEVYSEPPNLFVARFVGEMNFLPAKVVDAGRVESGLGAIECAVPAGCAAGAAVTLGIRPEHIGMAAGESATGLRGQVLRQTYLGDALHCQVQVGEVELTVKAVGDAEYARGETVTVSLPERGWHVFP, encoded by the coding sequence ATGATCAGCATTCGCAAGCTGGAAAAGATTTTCGACTCCGCCCGCGGCCCCGTGCGCGCCGTCGACGGCATCGACCTGGAAGTGGCCGAAGGCGAGTTCATGGTGCTCCTGGGACCCAGCGGCTGCGGCAAGACCACCACCCTGCGCTGCGTGGCCGGGCTTGAGCGGCCCGACGGCGGCTCCATCGAGATCGACGGCGAACTGGTGGACAGCGCCGACGGCGGGACGTATGTGCCGCCCGAGCGCCGCGACATCGGCATGGTGTTCCAGAGCTACGCCGTATGGCCGCACCTGAACGTTTTTCAGAACGTGGTCCTGCCGCTCACCGAGGGGCAGCGGCGCATCCCGCGTTCGGAAGTGCGGGACCGGGCACGGGAGGCGCTCCGGCTGGTGCGGCTGGATGGGCTGGAGGAGCGCCCGGTCACGGACCTCAGCGGCGGCCAGCAGCAGCGCGTGGCGCTGGCCCGAGCGGTGGTGACCCGGCCCAAGGTGCTGCTCATGGACGAGCCCCTGAGCAACCTCGACGCGCGCCTGCGCGACCAGATGCGCGACGAGCTGCGGCGCATCGCCGAGTCCGTAAACGTCACCTCCCTTTACGTCACCCACGATCAGGCCGAGGCCCTCAGCCTGGGCGACCGCGTGTGCGTCATGAACGAGGGCGAGATCCTGCAGCTCGCCACGCCCAAGGAGGTCTACTCCGAGCCCCCCAACCTCTTCGTCGCCCGCTTCGTCGGGGAGATGAACTTCCTCCCCGCCAAGGTGGTGGACGCCGGGCGCGTGGAGTCGGGCCTGGGCGCCATCGAGTGCGCGGTGCCGGCGGGCTGCGCGGCGGGCGCGGCGGTCACGCTGGGCATCCGTCCCGAGCACATCGGCATGGCGGCGGGAGAGTCGGCGACCGGGTTGCGCGGCCAGGTGCTGCGCCAGACCTACCTGGGCGACGCGCTTCACTGCCAGGTGCAGGTGGGCGAGGTCGAGCTGACGGTCAAGGCGGTGGGCGACGC
- the gnd gene encoding decarboxylating 6-phosphogluconate dehydrogenase, protein MQLGIIGLGRMGGNMARRLIKAGHEVVAFDRHADAVQGLVADGGVGSGSLAELVAKLDKPRAVWMMVPAAVVDRTIESFVEHLEQDDILIDGGNSYYIDDIRRARELTPRGIHYVDVGTSGGVWGLERGYCQMIGGELEVVQHLDPVFAALAPSIDEAPRTPGREPGKGTAEHGYLHCGPNGAGHFVKMIHNGIEYGIMAAYAEGFNILKHANVGKQGHEASAEQTPLRDPEHYQYDFDLGEVAELWRRGSVVASWLLDLTANALLEDPGLERFAGRVSDSGEGRWTIQAAVDEAVPAHVLTAALFERFSSRGEADYADKLLSAMRFQFGGHEELPPKK, encoded by the coding sequence ATGCAGTTGGGCATCATCGGTTTGGGAAGGATGGGCGGCAACATGGCGCGGCGGCTGATCAAGGCCGGACACGAGGTGGTGGCCTTCGACAGGCACGCCGACGCCGTCCAGGGACTGGTGGCGGACGGCGGGGTGGGAAGCGGCTCGCTCGCGGAACTGGTGGCGAAGCTCGACAAGCCCCGGGCCGTGTGGATGATGGTGCCGGCCGCGGTGGTGGACCGCACCATCGAGTCCTTCGTGGAGCACCTGGAGCAGGATGACATCCTCATCGACGGCGGCAACTCGTACTACATCGACGACATCCGGCGCGCCAGGGAGCTGACGCCCAGGGGCATCCACTACGTGGACGTGGGCACCAGCGGCGGCGTGTGGGGGTTGGAGCGGGGCTACTGCCAGATGATCGGCGGCGAGCTGGAGGTGGTGCAGCATCTCGATCCCGTCTTCGCGGCGCTGGCGCCAAGCATCGACGAGGCGCCGCGCACCCCGGGCCGTGAGCCCGGCAAGGGCACGGCGGAGCACGGCTACCTTCACTGCGGCCCCAACGGCGCCGGCCACTTCGTCAAGATGATCCACAACGGCATCGAGTACGGCATCATGGCGGCCTACGCCGAGGGGTTCAACATCCTCAAGCACGCCAACGTGGGCAAGCAGGGGCACGAGGCCAGCGCGGAGCAGACCCCGCTGCGCGACCCCGAGCACTACCAGTACGATTTCGACCTGGGCGAGGTGGCGGAGCTGTGGCGCCGCGGCAGCGTGGTGGCGTCGTGGTTGCTGGACCTGACCGCCAACGCGCTGCTGGAGGACCCCGGCCTGGAGCGGTTCGCGGGGCGGGTGTCCGATTCCGGCGAGGGCCGCTGGACCATCCAGGCGGCGGTGGACGAGGCGGTGCCCGCCCACGTCCTCACCGCGGCCCTGTTCGAGCGCTTCAGTTCCCGGGGCGAGGCGGACTACGCTGACAAGCTGCTCTCGGCCATGCGCTTCCAGTTCGGCGGCCACGAGGAACTGCCGCCCAAGAAGTAG
- a CDS encoding iron ABC transporter permease, translated as MALVVVFILVIVWVSFQSGTLGTVHSSYTLENYHDVLGDSAIYGVIWNTLWFAFSTVFFALIIGLPIAWLTERTTIPGKPAIYVIMTLGLLIPGIFVAMGWTFIAHPRIGFINRWLVDLLALDDGPVNIATPMGMGFVQGMNLAPLAFILTTQMFRAMNPMLEEAARTAGMSAAATLRRVTLPLAGPAILAAVIYIFIVGIATFDIPAVIGLGNRVYLFSTYLFTLTFPEDMEPRYGITGAVGVLMIVVALALTAWYGRVLQRGNRYQVITGKGYRPKMLDLGGWNWAAWAMIAVYALISKLVPIALVGFIAFAPYVAPPSLEMWEQLSLNNFYNVNWELVWRGMKHTLILMLVVPLLVLVYAFAISWLVVRTRSRGRYALEFGAFLPHTVPELLFAIGALLVALFVLKDYVPLYGTVWLIALVYLVTRLPFATRALNGALLQIHKELEEAAYVSGLTMLRASRRVLLPLLRPTLMSVWIWTALLVYREVTVAVFLATESNITLTAVVWSYWAAAGMTEASVVTTLMILFFSPLLLLFWIFGRRSALAEG; from the coding sequence ATGGCGCTCGTGGTGGTGTTCATCCTGGTGATCGTGTGGGTGAGCTTCCAGAGCGGCACCCTGGGCACCGTCCACTCCAGCTATACCCTGGAGAACTACCACGACGTCCTCGGAGACTCCGCGATCTACGGCGTCATATGGAACACGCTGTGGTTTGCGTTCTCCACGGTGTTCTTCGCACTGATCATCGGGCTTCCCATCGCCTGGCTCACCGAGCGCACCACCATCCCGGGCAAGCCCGCCATCTACGTCATCATGACGCTGGGGCTCCTGATCCCCGGCATCTTCGTGGCCATGGGCTGGACGTTCATCGCCCACCCGCGCATCGGCTTCATCAACCGCTGGCTGGTGGACCTGTTGGCCCTGGACGACGGCCCCGTGAACATCGCCACGCCCATGGGCATGGGCTTCGTGCAGGGGATGAACCTGGCGCCGCTGGCGTTCATCCTCACCACGCAGATGTTCCGGGCCATGAACCCGATGCTGGAGGAGGCGGCGCGCACCGCGGGCATGAGCGCCGCCGCCACTCTGCGCCGGGTGACGCTTCCCCTGGCTGGGCCCGCCATTCTCGCCGCGGTCATCTACATCTTCATCGTCGGCATCGCGACCTTCGACATCCCGGCGGTCATCGGGCTCGGCAACCGCGTCTACCTCTTCAGCACCTATCTCTTCACGTTGACGTTTCCCGAGGACATGGAGCCGCGCTACGGCATCACCGGCGCGGTGGGGGTGCTCATGATCGTGGTGGCGCTGGCCTTGACGGCCTGGTACGGCCGCGTGCTGCAGCGCGGCAACCGCTACCAAGTGATCACCGGCAAGGGCTACCGCCCCAAGATGCTGGACCTGGGCGGGTGGAACTGGGCCGCCTGGGCCATGATCGCCGTCTACGCCCTCATCTCCAAGCTCGTGCCCATCGCGCTCGTGGGCTTCATCGCGTTCGCGCCCTACGTGGCGCCGCCGTCCCTGGAGATGTGGGAGCAGCTCTCGCTCAACAACTTCTACAACGTCAACTGGGAGCTGGTGTGGCGCGGCATGAAACACACGCTCATCCTGATGTTGGTGGTGCCGCTGCTGGTGCTGGTGTACGCTTTCGCCATCTCCTGGCTGGTGGTGCGCACCCGCAGCCGCGGGCGTTACGCCCTGGAGTTCGGCGCCTTCCTGCCCCACACCGTGCCCGAGCTGCTCTTCGCCATCGGCGCGCTGCTGGTGGCGCTGTTCGTGCTGAAGGACTACGTGCCGCTGTACGGCACCGTGTGGCTCATCGCGCTGGTGTACCTGGTAACCCGGCTGCCCTTCGCCACCCGCGCCCTGAACGGCGCGCTCTTGCAGATACACAAGGAACTGGAAGAGGCCGCCTACGTCTCCGGGCTCACCATGCTGCGGGCCAGCCGGCGCGTGCTGCTGCCGCTGCTGCGCCCCACGCTCATGTCCGTGTGGATATGGACCGCGCTGCTGGTCTACCGCGAGGTCACCGTGGCCGTGTTCCTCGCCACCGAGAGCAACATCACCCTCACCGCGGTGGTGTGGAGCTACTGGGCCGCCGCCGGAATGACCGAGGCCTCGGTGGTGACGACCCTGATGATCCTGTTCTTTTCGCCGCTACTGCTGCTGTTCTGGATCTTCGGACGCCGCAGCGCCCTGGCGGAAGGGTAA
- a CDS encoding extracellular solute-binding protein codes for MFARVLVALAVLGLTLPAFAEEKISPALQKVIEAAKKEGELKIQWTAGRLGGDAGVRKMVAAMNKRYGTDLKLRFTPGPNFPRMTAKLLQEHAAGQPSSSDILLGSSNHMSQGTAKGMLMLMDWEGLLERSNPKDANINRTAPKGAGVAIASRVVGISYNSRLVKPEDVPQSMDDVFKAKFKGKIASTPYATGLYQFAADDMLGRERMTAYTKRLAGHIGGLMGCNSMDRVASGEFLMLIFDCGHDDSIRMQRRGAPVKQATIKEISRVNVIYFGIPKHAQHPNAGILFANFMHTAEGQKLQWDLGGHDLHIYPEANTRKPVLDILAGGGLLFIDTVERNNTHDPKELRKIQAEFRKILKDGGK; via the coding sequence ATGTTTGCAAGAGTTCTCGTGGCATTGGCCGTCCTCGGCCTCACCCTGCCCGCTTTCGCGGAAGAGAAGATTTCACCCGCGCTTCAGAAAGTCATCGAAGCCGCCAAGAAGGAAGGCGAGCTCAAGATCCAGTGGACCGCGGGGCGGCTCGGAGGCGACGCCGGGGTGCGCAAGATGGTCGCCGCCATGAACAAGCGCTACGGGACCGATCTCAAGCTCCGCTTCACTCCCGGACCCAACTTCCCGCGCATGACCGCCAAGCTGCTGCAGGAGCACGCCGCCGGCCAGCCGTCCAGCAGCGACATCCTCCTTGGCAGTTCCAACCACATGTCCCAGGGCACGGCCAAGGGCATGCTCATGCTGATGGACTGGGAGGGGCTGCTGGAACGGTCCAACCCCAAGGACGCCAACATCAACCGGACCGCGCCCAAGGGCGCGGGCGTGGCCATCGCCTCGCGCGTGGTGGGCATCTCCTACAACTCGCGACTGGTCAAGCCCGAAGACGTTCCGCAAAGCATGGACGATGTCTTCAAGGCCAAGTTCAAGGGCAAGATCGCATCCACACCCTACGCCACGGGACTCTACCAGTTCGCCGCGGACGACATGCTCGGCCGCGAACGCATGACCGCCTACACCAAGCGCCTCGCCGGACATATCGGTGGACTGATGGGCTGCAACTCCATGGATCGCGTCGCCAGCGGCGAGTTCCTCATGCTGATATTCGACTGCGGCCACGACGACTCCATACGCATGCAGCGCCGGGGCGCGCCGGTGAAGCAGGCGACCATCAAGGAGATTTCGCGGGTCAACGTCATCTACTTCGGCATCCCCAAGCACGCGCAGCACCCCAACGCCGGCATCCTGTTCGCAAACTTCATGCACACGGCGGAAGGACAGAAGCTCCAGTGGGACTTGGGCGGCCATGACCTGCACATCTACCCGGAAGCCAACACGCGCAAGCCGGTGCTGGACATCCTGGCGGGCGGGGGACTGCTTTTCATCGACACGGTGGAGCGCAACAACACGCACGACCCCAAGGAACTCCGGAAGATCCAGGCAGAGTTCCGCAAGATCCTCAAGGACGGCGGAAAGTAG